The following proteins come from a genomic window of Montipora capricornis isolate CH-2021 chromosome 9, ASM3666992v2, whole genome shotgun sequence:
- the LOC138016061 gene encoding uncharacterized protein: protein MSVTVTIHNGEMGQIKYLIEQKKTKGELYGLWTHSYQPVVQYVTGGVKQKDQEKIGKYLQNNHGLKQVGNWSTQNMGDVHPESDCLSFVTMTVTLPPSSKKIMNVERVCVSQNQKEFDGVMEILDGDSAFRLPKNGPFQGDDSLASYHHEKVDPIEVKSPLPSTNEVKVRGEQWYSTEKGMELFGKIHGAFKNRFTITGTSRNKDTHDISLAINTSNRGFSVDFQSDFPKGKAFLTSLQSGTKQEIKLLGQESNGGKAKRSKKHKKSTDSPDSSMNKGKPFEKQVAPANPEHTDKSDEDSQMQGVEEDNEDDEDKADQESLDFEKVPQLLVQGIQRLLKRESSV from the exons ATGAGCGTAACAGTGACAATCCACAACGGTGAAATGGGGCAGATAAAATATCTCATCGAACAGAAGAAGACGAAAGGAGAGCTGTACGGCTTGTGGACTCACTCCTACCAGCCAGTTGTACAGTACGTAACTGGAGGAGTAAAACAGAAAGATCAAGAGAAGATTGGAAAGTATCTTCAGAATAATCACGGACTGAAACAAGTAGGAAACTGGAGTACTCAAAATATGG GTGATGTACACCCAGAGTCAGACTGCCTTTCCTTTGTCACCATGACTGTGACATTACCACCATCCAGCAAGAAGATTATGAACGTGGAGCGAGTGTGTGTATCTCAAAACCAAAAAGAATTTGATGGAGTTATGG AAATCCTTGATGGAGACAGTGCTTTTCGACTGCCGAAGAACGGCCCATTCCAAGGGGACGACTCTCTTGCCTCTTACCATCATGAAAAAGTTGATCCCATCGAAGTGAAATCACCCCTCCCGTCAACCAACGAGGTCAAGGTACGTGGAGAGCAATGGTACTCCACAGAGAAGGGAATGGAGCTCTTTGGAAAGATCCATGGTGCCTTTAAAAACCGATTTACCATCACTGGAACAAGTAGAAACAAAGACACCCACGACATATCCCTTGCCATCAACACCAGTAATCGAGGATTTTCAGTGGACTTCCAATCGGATTTTCCAAAAGGGAAGGCTTTTCTGACCAGCCTTCAGAGTGGTACCAAACAGGAAATAAAGCTGTTAGGACAAGAAAGCAATGGAGGAAAGGCTAAGAGAAGCAAAAAGCATAAGAAATCTACAGATAGTCCAGATTCATCAATGAATAAGGGAAAGCCTTTCGAAAAGCAGGTGGCGCCAGCGAATCCTGAGCACACCGACAAGTCCGATGAGGATTCTCAAATGCAGGGTGTGGAAGAAGATAATGAAGACGACGAAGATAAGGCAGATCAGGAATCTCTTGATTTTGAAAAGGTTCCACAGCTTTTGGTCCAAGGAATACAGCGTTTGTTGAAACGAGAGTCATCAGTTTGA